GACGCGCCCAAGCGCCTGGTGTGGGAAGCGTTGACCAAGCCGGAACACCTCAAGGAGTGGTACATGCCCAAGCCGTGGGGCACCGTATCGAAGTGTGAAATGGACCTGCGACCGGGCGGCAAATTCAGCATCGACATCCGAACGGCAGACGGACGCGAGGCCCCGAACCTCGGCTGCTTCCTGGAAGTCATTCCGACGGAGCGGCTCAGTTGGACGTCCATGTTGTTCCCCGGCTATCGCCCAGCGATCTTCGACGACGTTCCGATCACGGCCATCATGACGATGGAAACCGTGGGAACCGGAACGCGCTACGTGTTCACGGCCCTGCACCGGGACGAAGCCGACTTCGAGAAAAACAAAGCGTCGGGTTGGCGGCGAGGGACGGAGATCGCGCTCGAGCAGTTCGTGGCGCACGTGCAGTCCATGAAATAACCGCGTGCCTCACGCGCGCCCCGTACGACCGGGGCGCGTGCGGGCTGCCGCGGGCTCCGACGCGTTCCGGCGGAACGGATAACCGCGCGCGGTGAGCGGCGCCGGCGGGCGATGACAAGCCCGACCGTTCGGCTATGGCCGCGGCGGCGCCGCCTTTCGTTAGGCGTGCGTCAGTCCCCGCGCATCGCCTCGATCGGGTTCACCCGCGCCGCCCGCCGGGCCGGAATCCAGCTCGCCGCGAGCGCAAAGAACACGAGCACCGCCGTCGCGCCGCCCAACGTCACCGGGTCGGTCGGCCCGATCTCGAAGAGGAATGACCTGAGGAACCGCGCGACGATGGCGACGAGCACGAGTCCCACCGCCACGCCGCCGACACCGAGCGCCAGTCCCTGCCTCGTCACCATCGCCGCCACCGATGCCGGTTGCGCGCCTAACGCAATGCGGACGCCGAGCTCGCGGCGCCGGAGCGTCACGATATAGGCGATCACGCCGTACAGGCCGATCACGCCCAGGATCAGCGTCACCGCCGCCGCCACGCCGAGGATGATCATCGTGAACGTGAGGCGCGCCATCGATTTGTCCATCAGTTGGCGCATCGTCGCGACGTCGAACGTCGGCAGCGTGGGATCGATGTCGTGGACCACCGCTTCCATGGCCCGAGTCGTTGTCACCACGTTTTCGTGCGTGCGGACCACGAGCGCCATCGTCTGTTGCACGCCGCCGAACGTGGTGTCGCTCCCAACCGACTCGGATTGGTAGATCTCGGGTGCCGGCGGTGCGGCCAACGACGTATCGCGAACATCCCCCACCACGCCGATCACCCGCAGCGGTACGCTCGTCGGCAGCTCGCGGACGGTCTTGTCGAGCGCGTTCGCGCCGGTCGAGTCGTGGAAGTACACGCGCGCCGCCGTGCGGCTGATGACCACTTCGCCGGGGCTCTGGCGCCGGATGTCACCGAAGCCGTGTCCGGCGAGGATCGGCATGTGCATCGTCGAGAAATAGCCGCTGTCGACCATGCTGTAGATCGCGAGCGGGGGAATCTTCGTTCGATCGGCGACATTGCCTTCGGCGTAGGTCGGATCCCAGTTCATGCCGTTGCCGGCGAGCGGGAGATGTGCCGTTAGGCCAACGGATGTCACGCCCGGGATCTCGGCGGCCCGCTGTGCGACCTGGGAATAGAACTGGACGATGGCGGTGTCGTTGGGATAGCGTTGGTGCGGCGCGGTGATCCAGAGCGTGGCGAGGCCGCCGGCATCGAAGCCCGGACGCACCGTGATGAGGCGCTCGAAGCTCCTGAGCAGGAGTCCCGAGGTCGCGAGGACGACGAGGGCGAACGCGATCTGCGCGCCGACGAGCAGGCTGCGGGCCCGCTGGCGCGCGCGGCCGGTGGTGCCGCCGCGATCGCCTTCGCGCAGTCCGGAGTAGACGGGGCCCCGGAGGAATCGCACGGCGGGCACGAGGCTGCAGGCGAACGCGACGAGCACCGTCGTGACGACCGTGAAGGCGACCACCTGCCATCCGACGTGGATCTCGCTCAGGCGCGGGATCCCGGTCGGTCCGCCGGCGACGAGCACCCGGACGCCGGCCCATGCGCCGCCTAACCCCAACACGGCGGCCACCGACGCCAGCACGATGGCTTCGGCAAAGAACTGTCCGACCACGCGGCGGCGGCCGGCGCCTAACGCGGCCCGCACCGCGAATTCGCGATGCCGGGCGTCGGCGCGGACGAGCATCAGGTTGGCGACGTTGGTACACGTCACGAGCAGCACCAGCAGGGCCGTGGCCGCGATCATCCAGAGCGTGCGAGAGACATCGCCGACCACATCCTGCCGCAGCGGCGTGAGAAACGGCACGGGCTTGGCCTGGTTCAGCACCATCTGCGTCGTGACCCCCTGCACCATCATCGGGGTGACGTCGGCGAACCGCGGCAGCACGGCCTTGAAGTCGCGCTCGGCCTGCTCGATGGTGACGCCGGGCTTGAGCCGCGCGACCGCGTTGTAGTTGAAGCCGCCGCTCTGGGGATCGGTCGGATCGAGGCGCAGCGGCACCCAGAGCTTCGTCGTGTTGTCGGGGAACCGGAACGACGCGGGCATGACGCCGATGATTTCGGTGCTGCGGCCAAACATCAGGACGGTCTTCCCGATCACCTTGGGGTCGGCGCCGTAGCGCGACCGCCAGAGCCCATCGCTCAGCACGGCAACGCGGGCTCCGTTAGGCAGATCCTCCTCGGCTGAGAACCAGCGTCCGAGCTCGGGCGGCACCTCGAGCACCTGCGCCAGGTTCGCGGTCGCCTGCGCGTCGTCGAGGTGCGCGGGCTCAGCGCTCCCCTGCGGATCGACGAGATCGACCGAGTTCGACTGGTAGGCAGCGATGCCCGAAATCGTGTGGGCGTAGCGCTGGAACGTGAAAAAGGTGCCCTTCGTCTGCTGTGCCTGATTGAGTCCAACGGACGGGATGTGAAACCAGGCGCCGACCAGCTGTCCGGGATCGCCATACGGAAGCGGCCGCAAGAGCACGGCGTCGACGACCGCGAAGATGGCGGTCGCCGCTCCGATCCCGATGGCGAGCGTGAGGATGACGGACGCGCTGAATCCGGGCGCGCGGCGAAGCGAGCGCCAGGAGTGCCTGAGCGACGAGGGCAGGCCCATGGAAGAGTCTCGGGTGTGTGAAGACACCCGGACTACGAGTGCCGGCGGTCGCGTGTTTCACGTGCGTCACCCGATCGCCCGATCCGCCAGCGCGCGGGCGAGATCCATCGTGCTGACGATGCCTTCCAGCTTTCCGCCGTCGAGAACGAGGACGCGATGGACGCCGCGGCGCCGCATCACATCCGCGGCCGTGACCACGCTGTCGTTAGGCGCAACGCCGATCGGGTTGCGCGACATCGCTTCCTCGACCACGTGCTCGTCGTACAAGCGCCGCTCGACGAACTCCGGGTCGCGCATCCGATCGTCGACGTCGGCATCGTCGTCGGCCAGATCCATGTAGAACGACGCCGCAGCGCGATCCTGGCGTTCCGAGGCGTCGCCGCCGTCGGTCGGCGACGTGCCGGCGTCCGCAACCACCTCGTCGGGCGCGCTGGTGGTGAAGTCGATGATGTCGCCCAACGAGATGACGCCGACCACCTTGTTCCCCCGGCACACCGGCGCGCCGCCGATGTGCTTCGCCGAAAAGAGCTCGGCCGCGTCGCGGAGCGTGGTCTCGGGCTCCACCGTGAGCACCGTTCTGGTCATGATGTCGGACACCTTCAGCATGGGACACCGCCTTGTTGTCGCGTGGATTACAGCACAGCGTGCGGGACATCAGCGTCGCAAGCTCCGTGCGCGGCTACACGCGGCCCATCGGTGCGGCTCGATCTGCCTCAGGCCGACGGCAGGTCGAGCCACGGTGTCCAGGCCCGCGGCTGATCAGCCGCCGTCGTGCCCCAGGCGCGCAGCCGTGTCACGCTGCGCTCGCGCTGCATCGGTTAGACCGGCGGCGTCCAGGGCGCGCGCGAACACCATGCGTATCGACGCGTTCCTCGGCGCTTGCTCCACGCCGGCGCCGTACGCGGCGACTGCCGAGTCGGCGAGGCCTAACTCTTCGTAGGCATTGCCGAGCACGACGAACCGCAGCGGGCCGCCCCCAGCTTCCGCGACGCCATTGTGCGCGGTGACTTCGTCCACGACCGCGCGCGGGCCCCGCACCGTGAGCAGCGTCGTGAGATACGTGAGGCGAAGCCGGGTCGACGTGTCGTTGGCCGCGCTCGCCTGCGCCAGCACCGGTAGTGCCGTTGCGGCGCGATGGTCCGCGAGCAGATGCGTGGCATACTCGAAGGCCAGGTCTTCCTTGTTAGGCGCGAGCCGGACGGCGGTATCCATCTCCGCCAGCGCCAGCGCTTCCTGCCCGTGGCGCCCATACCAGCGCGCCAGCTGGATTCGCGGATGGAAGGCGCGCGGGTCGGCGGCGATGCCCGACGCGAACAACGCGTCTTCGCTGCGCCACACGCCCGCGTCGCCGGTCGTGCGAACGAGGCCGGCGATCGTGACAAGTGCGACGGCGGCCGCCGCCAGCCTGGGCGCGCGGCGGATGGCGCGCCGCGCCAGTTGGTCGGTGAGGGCGCCGAGCATCCAGGCAAGCAGCATCACGGCGCCGACCGACGGCAGGTACAATGTGCGCTCGGCAAGCAGCTGGCCGGTGGGTACGAGCAGGTTCGATGCCGGCAAGTAGCCTAACAGAATGAACGCCAGCGCCGCCGCGGGCCGCCGGTCGGTTCGTCGCACGGCGGCGGCGACACCGCACAGAATCACCAGGACTAACGACGCGCCGGCGCGCAGCGTCGGCGCATGCTGCGTCGGGATGGCCGACGGGCCGTAGTGCATCATGAGATGCGCCGGCCAGAACAGCAGCGCGGCGACGGTGGGCCACGCCGATGTCATCGTCCAGAATCGCGCCGCGGTGGACACGCCGGCGATGCCGTCGGCGATCATGCCGGCCGGCGGCGACCATTCGCCCAGCACCGCGCCGCGCGCAATCGTCATCACGGCGAGCGCCGCCGCGCAGGCCAGCCACACGCGCCAGCCGCGACGCAGCGCGTCCGCCATGCAACGGGACGCGCCGTCCGCGGCCGGGCGCCACGCCCAGAGCGCGACGAGTCCTAACGCAGGTGTCGCGGCCGCGCTTTCTTTCGCTCCGATGGCCAGCGCATAGAGGACGCCGAGCAGCACCGCCGTCCGCCAACCCAACGGCTCGTCGGGCGCGCCGCGATCTCGTGCGCCTAACAGAATGAGGACGAACCCGAGCGCCAGCAGCGTTGCCAGTACGTCGGCCGAGCCGACGAGGCTCGCCACCGCTTCGACGTGCACCGGGTGCACCGCGAACAGCAGCGCGCCGCAGAGCGCCACCCTCGGCGCCAGCGCGAACGCCAGCAGCGCGAACACCGCCAGCGCCGCGGCGATGTGCACGCCAACGGCCCACACATGGAACGCGAGCGGCCGTCCGCCACCGACGTTCCAGAGCGCCGCGTAGATGAATTGCGCCACCGGCCGATACAGGCCCGCCGGTCCGGATACCGCCGGCGGCCAGTACGGCAGCGCCCATGCCTTGATCAATCCCGCGGGCGTGTGCAACGCCGTATTCGCGACGATGATCGAGCCGTCGTCGTACACGAACGGGTAGGCGAGCGTGCTCAGATACGGCAATGCCGCCACAGTACCGACGAGGATTGCCATCCAGCGAGTGGGCCGGGTCACCAGTAAGGCGGGTTGGGCTTCGACGCTCTCCATACGTCAGACAGACTCCCCGCCAAAACGCCCGTAACCCGCAGGCAACGGATTACTTCCGCGGAGACACACACGCCTTCGTGAGCACCGTTGGCACGCGGAGCATAGTAACACCAGCAATAAGAGGACGACCGCCCCATAGAAATACCGCCGGCCGCGAAACACTCCCCTTCCCGTTCCGTAGGAGTGGTCGTACTGGCGCGCGTCGCGCCCCCCACCTGGCGCCGGAGACTCCGATGAGCGGACTCGTTCGCGACCTGCAGTATGCCTTCCGCCGGCTTCGCACGCGGATCGGTTTCACCATGATCGCAGTCGTTTCGCTCGGCCTGGGCATCGGCGTCAACACCGCCGCGTTCAGCTTGATCGACGCGGTGATCCTCCGAAAAACGCCGACCGTCCATTCGGAACGGGTAGCGGAGCTGGATCTCACCGATCACGGACAGATCTCGGGACCACTTTCGTATCCGGACCTGCGCGACTTGCGCGAGGCAGGAGCCGGCGTCTTCAGCCAGCTGGCGATCGAGCAGTTCAGCATGTTCCCGCGGGACGCCGGCGACCACGTCGAATCGCTCACCGGGGAGCTCGTCAACGGCGACTACTTCCCGCTGATCGGTCTCGAGCCCGCGGTTGGGCGGCTCCTCGGACCGCAGGACGACATCGCGCGCGGCGCGCACCCGGTCCTGGTGCTCGGCTACACGTACTGGATGAGCGACTTCGGCGGGCATCGCGACGTCGTTGGGCGGGAGATGCGGTTAGGCGGCCGCGCGTACACGATCGTCGGCGTCGCACCGAAGGCCGTCGAGGGGTTGCTCCCCGGCCTGCTGCCCAAGGTGTACGTCCCCATCCAGATGATCAATCAGCTCGAACCCTCGCCCGACGACCAGCTCGCCGAGCGCGGCAATCATTCGTTCTTTGTGAAGGTGCGGCTGGCCGATGGGCAGTCGTTCGCCGCGGCCAATGCGGTGATCGAGCGC
This genomic stretch from Gemmatimonadaceae bacterium harbors:
- a CDS encoding SRPBCC domain-containing protein, coding for MSAQATIDPKRDFVIERFIDAPKRLVWEALTKPEHLKEWYMPKPWGTVSKCEMDLRPGGKFSIDIRTADGREAPNLGCFLEVIPTERLSWTSMLFPGYRPAIFDDVPITAIMTMETVGTGTRYVFTALHRDEADFEKNKASGWRRGTEIALEQFVAHVQSMK
- a CDS encoding ABC transporter permease, giving the protein MGLPSSLRHSWRSLRRAPGFSASVILTLAIGIGAATAIFAVVDAVLLRPLPYGDPGQLVGAWFHIPSVGLNQAQQTKGTFFTFQRYAHTISGIAAYQSNSVDLVDPQGSAEPAHLDDAQATANLAQVLEVPPELGRWFSAEEDLPNGARVAVLSDGLWRSRYGADPKVIGKTVLMFGRSTEIIGVMPASFRFPDNTTKLWVPLRLDPTDPQSGGFNYNAVARLKPGVTIEQAERDFKAVLPRFADVTPMMVQGVTTQMVLNQAKPVPFLTPLRQDVVGDVSRTLWMIAATALLVLLVTCTNVANLMLVRADARHREFAVRAALGAGRRRVVGQFFAEAIVLASVAAVLGLGGAWAGVRVLVAGGPTGIPRLSEIHVGWQVVAFTVVTTVLVAFACSLVPAVRFLRGPVYSGLREGDRGGTTGRARQRARSLLVGAQIAFALVVLATSGLLLRSFERLITVRPGFDAGGLATLWITAPHQRYPNDTAIVQFYSQVAQRAAEIPGVTSVGLTAHLPLAGNGMNWDPTYAEGNVADRTKIPPLAIYSMVDSGYFSTMHMPILAGHGFGDIRRQSPGEVVISRTAARVYFHDSTGANALDKTVRELPTSVPLRVIGVVGDVRDTSLAAPPAPEIYQSESVGSDTTFGGVQQTMALVVRTHENVVTTTRAMEAVVHDIDPTLPTFDVATMRQLMDKSMARLTFTMIILGVAAAVTLILGVIGLYGVIAYIVTLRRRELGVRIALGAQPASVAAMVTRQGLALGVGGVAVGLVLVAIVARFLRSFLFEIGPTDPVTLGGATAVLVFFALAASWIPARRAARVNPIEAMRGD
- a CDS encoding CBS domain-containing protein; this translates as MLKVSDIMTRTVLTVEPETTLRDAAELFSAKHIGGAPVCRGNKVVGVISLGDIIDFTTSAPDEVVADAGTSPTDGGDASERQDRAAASFYMDLADDDADVDDRMRDPEFVERRLYDEHVVEEAMSRNPIGVAPNDSVVTAADVMRRRGVHRVLVLDGGKLEGIVSTMDLARALADRAIG